The DNA region TTAACTATAGTTTAAACACCAATTTTAATTTAGGATGGTTTACTCAATATTTTTATACTAGCCAAAGTGACAACAACACAAGGCATTTATTATTTACTTCTTTGTACTATAATTTACTAGCTAAACCTAACTTAAAAGCAGGATTAAATTACCAATATATTACATTTAAAAATCAAGTTCCGACCATATATTTTTCTCCAGAACAATTTAATGCTACCGAAGTTTTTATTAACCTTAATAAAGATGAATATATTACAAAACCAAAAACTTGGTTTTACGATTTAACTGCAGCAACTGGTTTACAGTTTATAGGCAATAATAAAAGTCAAAGCACATATAGAATTCAAGGAAAATTAGGTTACAAATTTTCTAATAGATGTTTAGCAAACCTTTTTGGAACACGAAGTAACATCGCATCTGCAACTGCTGCAGGATTTACTTATACCGAAGTTGGCTTACGATTTAAATGGTTACTATTTAATCATCCTATTTTTAAATTTAAGACCAATTAAAAAAGGGTAAAAACAATTGTTTTTACCCTAAATGTATGCAACCAAAATACGCTATTATTAATTCTTAGGTTACCATACAATTAACACCTAATTTTAAAATTAGTTCACTATTAACTTTACTGGATTAAATTTTTTGTAAATACTAGTAACTGTACAGATATACAATCCTGTATTTAGATTGTTTAAGTTTAAATTAATCGTATTTAAACCTTGTTGTCCTACTAATTCTTTTCTAAAAACACGCTTACCTAATTGATCGTAAACGTTAATATTTACTACTTGAGAAGTGTTTAGATTAAATATTAAATTAGTCTTATCTTTTACTGGATTTGGATAAACTTTTACAACATCAAGATCTTCAGTTAGATTTTTACTAATCGCTTCTTGCTTACTGGTAAATTTTAAATGGTTTACAGATAAATTAAATGCTTTGCTAGAACTGTAATCACCAATCACAGAAAAAACAACTGTTTTTATATCTTCTATATTTTCTGTTTGATTATTTGCGTTTTTAAATTCTGTAAAAGCAATATTATACGTTTTAGGATTTGCGTTTGCAGGTATAGTATATCTTAATCTATTATTCCAATCTGCCATATGTTTAGGCATCAAAACAATTTCAATTGGTAAATTGTTTTGTATTTCAAATTCTAAAGCTTGAAAAGGCAAAATATTTAACGTTTGATCACCTGGTAAAATATGTCTAAATAGGTTTACATTTCCTGTAACGTTTCCTGTTATTGTTGGTTGTCTTTCTACAAAATGTTCGTCTAATTGTGTTTCATCTAAATGGTTAGTAATTGTAAACGAATCTATAGATGCATAATCCTCTAAATAATCTATTCCCCAAGGTCCATCTGCTAAATAAAGTGCATCTATTTGTGCAGATTGCGATGTACTTAAAGAAAAACCTATGTCAAATAAACTACCTGTTTGTAAAGTTATGGATTGATGCCAATCACCATTAAGAGCAACCGTTTGCGAAACATCTTCTCGTTCATTAACTTCTGTTGGTGCAATACTAGCATTAAAATTTAACGAAGAAGCTGCAGTTTTGTTTATAAGATTTAAATGAATTTGACCATTAGAATAATAACCAGAACTTACAAAAACCGGAGGTAATACATCGTTAACCATTTGGCTAACTACTGGTTTATCTAAATTTAATTGATCCAACACGTAATTTGCTATGAAGAAAACCTGAGAAAATGAATGTCCCCAAATTTGAAAATTGTAATAATCACCTTCTGGATATTGGTCAATATTCCAAAAGCTAAACAGCTCATAATTATTCATTCCTTTTTTAACAGAAAAACTTAACGTGAATTCTGTTTCTCCTGTTTGTCTTAATATTTTAGAACTAATCATCTGATGTCCTTTAACCATTACAGTTCTTATATCTTCTAAAACCGAACTGTTTAACCTATCACAAATCACTTTTGAATGGTCATAAATAGAACCTTCTGTTTCTGTTGCAAGTACGGCTGCTAATCTTAGATCTTCTTTATAAAAATCTGCCGAAAAAATATTTACAGCGTTTGTTATTCCTAGTAAATCTTCTGGACTAGACTCATAAGCTTGTTCTACACCATACATGCCTGTATCTGGTATTAGATTAGCTAATACTAGCGCATTACTATTACGCAATTGCATATTACTAGACTTTTCAAATTTATTTTGTAATCTTTTAGTGTTATAAACTTCGCCTGTTTTAGTACGCTTAAAATTTCTTTTAGCTATTAAAGTTGCAAGATTACCATTACTTTCTAATCCGCCATCATTTGCAGAGGTAACATCTGTTGCACTTGCTACATCGGCATAATTAGTCGTTCTTAACGCTGTATAAGGATTGGCTGTTACGTAAAAAACAGCATCGTTAAAATCGTTATCACAAGAACCATAATCTCTTCTTATATCTTCAAAACCTAAAATAATTCTTTGATTATCTGGATCGTTTAATAATACATTATGGTGTTGTAATTCTGGTTGTGCTTCTGGATTAAATTCTGGATTAGAATATAATTGCCATAAACCATTACCAACAGTACTTGTATTACTATTCCAAGCATTGGCTAATAAAACCCAACCAATTCCTGTTCCTGCTGTAAAACTTCCTATTTTTACTTTATCTCCGACTAGTAATCCGCCACCACTTCCTAAAGCAGATACGTTTGGAAAAATTATAGTAATATCTTCTGGTTGCGGTGTTGTAGTTGGTGGATTATTTACATCATAGGTGTAATATCCTAATACATTTTTGTAACCTGCGCCTTCAGACACAAAAGTAACCCAAACATCTGCATTAGCTTCAATTTCTAAATTGGTGTCATATCCAGAAGTTATATAATGCGGATTGTATTCTGGTACAGGATAACTTTCTGGTAAAGAATTACTAATCATCTCTAAGGTTTCTACACTAACAACATCGCCAATTGGTTCTAAATAATTTGGTGTTCCATCTGTTGTGTAAGT from Mesoflavibacter profundi includes:
- a CDS encoding DUF4114 domain-containing protein; the protein is MKQLFTLLILTYTIQLQAQTYQYLGTYTTDGTPNYLEPIGDVVSVETLEMISNSLPESYPVPEYNPHYITSGYDTNLEIEANADVWVTFVSEGAGYKNVLGYYTYDVNNPPTTTPQPEDITIIFPNVSALGSGGGLLVGDKVKIGSFTAGTGIGWVLLANAWNSNTSTVGNGLWQLYSNPEFNPEAQPELQHHNVLLNDPDNQRIILGFEDIRRDYGSCDNDFNDAVFYVTANPYTALRTTNYADVASATDVTSANDGGLESNGNLATLIAKRNFKRTKTGEVYNTKRLQNKFEKSSNMQLRNSNALVLANLIPDTGMYGVEQAYESSPEDLLGITNAVNIFSADFYKEDLRLAAVLATETEGSIYDHSKVICDRLNSSVLEDIRTVMVKGHQMISSKILRQTGETEFTLSFSVKKGMNNYELFSFWNIDQYPEGDYYNFQIWGHSFSQVFFIANYVLDQLNLDKPVVSQMVNDVLPPVFVSSGYYSNGQIHLNLINKTAASSLNFNASIAPTEVNEREDVSQTVALNGDWHQSITLQTGSLFDIGFSLSTSQSAQIDALYLADGPWGIDYLEDYASIDSFTITNHLDETQLDEHFVERQPTITGNVTGNVNLFRHILPGDQTLNILPFQALEFEIQNNLPIEIVLMPKHMADWNNRLRYTIPANANPKTYNIAFTEFKNANNQTENIEDIKTVVFSVIGDYSSSKAFNLSVNHLKFTSKQEAISKNLTEDLDVVKVYPNPVKDKTNLIFNLNTSQVVNINVYDQLGKRVFRKELVGQQGLNTINLNLNNLNTGLYICTVTSIYKKFNPVKLIVN